In Lotus japonicus ecotype B-129 chromosome 5, LjGifu_v1.2, one genomic interval encodes:
- the LOC130716666 gene encoding LEAF RUST 10 DISEASE-RESISTANCE LOCUS RECEPTOR-LIKE PROTEIN KINASE-like 2.4, translated as MTRVYEFLFLLFAHLIMLLLVGVDGNEYQGECPPSFSCGYLGNISFPFTKTERQDCGFLPIPNCDDPMIQLQNQGKLFTVLGVSHSQTSPTATTVHLRDNHLYTLLESRNCEAFRDNYTLPPTSHFASFHIRYNVTMFRCNRTLHVSPPKYVHKYTKCHDYDLFYSYNITAENSLAACTKVQLPIKDVPDSGDPFTFVTADIFTEVKLTEECANCHYHHRGQCQLDSRDRFYCANSSDKTGKKVLIVTTVALVGVGVAVLAVLACCFKTKIIPSPSLLFWKENPTNQIIEKFFKEHGPLPTARYSYSDVKKITYSFRNKLGRGGFGCVYKGKLCDGSAVAVKILSKLKGDGQEFINEVASISRTSHVNIVRLLGFCLEGSEKALIYEFMPNGSLEKFIYEERKSFKSDDQLDCKTLFDIAIGVARGLEYLHRGCNSRILHFDIKPHNILLDENFSPKISDFGLAKICSRDESMVSIFGARGTAGYIAPEVFSRNFGAVSHKSDVYSYGMMVLEIVGRRKNITEVDRSSEIYFPHWIYNRLESNMELGLVNIRSENDDEIVRKMTIVGLWCIQTNPSTRPPISKVVEMLEGRVELLEMPPKPFLSSPPTSPIQLACDSLSSKM; from the exons ATGACCAGAGTTTATgaatttctgtttcttttgtttgCTCACCTTATTATGCTTCTCTTGGTGGGTGTTGATGGGAATGAGTACCAAGGAGAGTGTCCACCTTCATTTAGCTGTGGATATCTTGGCAATATCAGTTTCCCCTTCACTAAAACAGAACGCCAGGACTGTGGCTTTTTGCCCATACCCAATTGTGATGATCCAATGATCCAATTACAGAATCAAGGAAAATTGTTTACTGTTTTAGGCGTTTCTCACTCTCAGACTAGTCCTACCGCAACAACTGTTCATCTTAGAGACAACCATCTCTACACACTTCTGGAGTCCAGGAATTGTGAAGCCTTCAGGGATAATTACACTCTTCCTCCCACCTCTCACTTTGCTTCTTTTCATATCCGTTACAATGTAACCATGTTCAGATGCAACCGCACACTCCATGTCAGCCCGCCAAAATACGTGCATAAATATACAAAGTGCCATGACTACGATCTCTTTTACAGTTACAACATCACTGCTGAAAATTCTTTGGCAGCATGTACGAAGGTTCAGCTTCCAATTAAAGACGTCCCTGACTCTGGAGACCCTTTTACATTCGTGACCGCTGATATCTTCACCGAAGTAAAATTAACAGAAGAGTGTGCAAATTGTCACTACCACCATAGAGGGCAGTGTCAACTTGACAGCAGAGACAGATTTTACTGTGCCAACAGTTCTG ACAAAACTGGAAAAAAGGTGCTGATAGTCACAACAG TGGCCTTGGTGGGCGTTGGAGTTGCAGTGTTGGCTGTCTTGGCTTGTTGCTTCAAGACAAAGATCATTCCTTCCCCATCTCTTTTGTTTTGGAAGGAGAATCCAACCAATCAGATTATTGAGAAGTTTTTTAAGGAACATGGTCCCCTTCCAACAGCTAGGTATAGTTATTCAGATGTCAAGAAAATAACTTACTCTTTCAGAAACAAATTAGGCCGAGGAGGGTTTGGATGTGTTTACAAAGGGAAGTTATGTGATGGAAGTGCTGTTGCTGTCAAGATTTTAAGTAAATTGAAAGGTGACGGACAAGAATTCATCAATGAAGTTGCAAGTATCAGCAGGACTTCACATGTCAACATTGTTAGACTTCTGGGATTCTGTTTAGAGGGTTCTGAAAAAGCTCTTATTTACGAATTTATGCCTAATGGATCTCTTGAGAAGTTCATTTatgaagagagaaaatcattCAAGAGCGATGACCAATTGGATTGCAAAACATTGTTTGATATTGCAATTGGTGTTGCGCGTGGATTGGAGTACTTGCATAGGGGTTGCAATAGCAGGATCTTGCATTTTGACATAAAACCTCACAACATTTTGCTAGATGAGAATTTCAGTCCAAAAATCTCAGATTTTGGACTTGCAAAGATCTGTTCAAGAGATGAAAGCATGGTATCGATATTTGGTGCTAGGGGAACTGCAGGGTACATTGCCCCAGAGGTGTTTTCCAGGAACTTTGGTGCAGTATCACATAAGTCAGATGTTTACAGCTATGGAATGATGGTCTTAGAAATTGTGGGCAGGAGGAAAAATATTACCGAAGTGGATCGTTCCAGTGAAATATATTTTCCTCATTGGATTTACAATCGTCTTGAATCAAACATGGAGCTTGGTCTGGTGAATATAAGAagtgaaaatgatgatgaaattGTGAGAAAGATGACAATAGTGGGCTTATGGTGCATACAAACCAATCCTTCAACTCGACCACCCATAAGCAAAGTAGTGGAGATGCTGGAAGGCAGAGTTGAGTTGTTGGAAATGCCACCCAAACCGTTTTTATCTTCTCCTCCAACCTCTCCAATCCAATTGGCATGTGATAGCTTGAGTTCTAAGATGTAG